acgataggcagcagcttagctctgcccctggcattgctggagtccacgGGCggcggtagccactcaccatcaggtgggccgtcggTGCTCAGCGGCCTGGGTGCGCCCCTGTCGTAGCCCACTTCCATGAgccacggtaaccacccacTCTATCAGAAGAGctgagttcgtgttagcagggTGGCATTATAAATTCAATAATTAGTGTGATTACACGCACACACAAGTAGTCAGTTCAATGTTTGATTTAGTACTGTGTATTTAAaaagtactaaaaaaaaacaataaaatgataccaactttaaaataaaatgaaaatatcattAAAGTAGTCGATATCGCATAAAAACTACTGGTCAGATCTTGCAAGATTAATAATAAGACCACACGATAAGCAccagttttcaaataaaaaatcacaatcatcaaaatcggttcactaGGAAAGAGTTCTGAGGTATACAAACAAAAGTGTAATTTACAACATGCTTTTTTGAAATCTGTTGAAATTATCTTATTTACCTTCAAATATTTCTAACATCCTATTagtttttatagtattataggTATATGTACTAAAAATTTGCAGGAGTATAGTAATTtattcgttttaaaatatatactaaaacAAAACCCTTTGAAATTAGTAATGAAAAAACTTGTTATAGttgaaaaacatttatttttcgttAATGGTACGTGATATCGTAAaacattgatttattttattaagtattgATTTTTCTATTagttattaaaaactttaaggTAACAATACAAAACATCTGGCTAGTACATAACTGAATAGTGGGTATTGTATATAACAGTAtaaatcaacaaataaaatctcatcaataaaaaataacaaaattaaaactttttcatAGAACTACCACAATTCTCCCTATACAATGTAACTACATAATAgatcttttataaataaaaggtACAAAAAAAACGTACTGAGTACATAGTAGGTATGTACATTTCAGATTAGTATTACTTTTGGCCAAAACAAAATCTAGGTACAGAAATAGATTAAATAGTTCGGTAGTGAAAGAAATATCACAATATTAAAACGTAACTAAATAATATAAGCGCCTTTATAAAGACTCGATGAGTTGTTTAAGTGTGATACCTGGACTTTTTAATGGGCGCTGATAATGCGTCATACGAGCTAAATAGATCTCGGTGTTTAGTAAGCGAATAACAAATGATTGGATCGGTAACAGGTGCCACACGGGAAGCTTGGGTTGATAACCAAGATGGATGAGTGCTTTGACAAAGGCCGGACCTGGTGGGATACCGGCCGTCGTCGGTATATAAATCTGTGTTCCGTGTTAATGTGGATCATTATTAAATActgcgatttttttaaattattattatgcaaatttatattagtaatatttatattatgcaagtaagtaattttactggtggtaggacctcttgtgagtgcgcgcgggtaggtaccaccgcctagcctatttctgccgtgaagcagtaatgcgtttcggtttgaagggtggggcagccgttgtaactatactgagatcttaaaacttatatctcaaggtggcgcatttacgttgtagatgtccatgggccacataagcacttaacaccaggtgggctgtgagctcgtccacccatttaagcaataaaaaataaaaaaataataaggaCGAAAGAAcataaaaagaatatttttatgtactttCAAATTCTGTTTTGTGTTCATGATCACAGCCAGTCACAGGTTAAACTAACATgcgataaacaataatattgagAGCGTATACAATAACAAACTAGTTAGATCAATCTCTCTAGTAGAGtggaattttctttaattttccgttCGGAAGTTCGTTTTTAATGAACGACCTTTGAAACTCGCGCGTGTGCGGCGTGACAATACTGAGTAATTCCAATTGATTAACACACTCACtctaaaatctaaaattttgcatttttgtAAATGTAACTAGTTCGAATAAGAAGTGCATTACTATTATATAAAACACAATCTGATGTTTTCAtactattttgaaatattaaattagtcGAATTTTCACGAAAAAAAAGCATGTATGAAACGTAAACAGTCAAAAATTtcgttacatttattttatttatttatttattttgtagatgtgtatttttgtctaaaatatCTTGGATACAAGtcctgtttttaaattaaatacaaaaatattgcacatttatttacaatgatatatatttttaatcacacattaatactttttatcaaATCGACATCGACAAAAAATCGATAGCTATcattttcttcattattatcGCGAGATAGCATCCATCTTTTAACGAAAATGTAATAATTATCACGTGATAAAATAAGATTGCAAGTaacgatttatattttaaatgttgatGGGGCCCGAATTGTATGAATTGTTGTTAACAGGCGATGATGCCCCGTAATCCGGGGTCGTCGGCGTCGTTGTCGGGGGCGTATCCACCGGCTTTAGTAGCACGGGGGCGATGTACTCTTGGAACCTCACACTGGACTCGGCCTGCAGGGGCGCGGGTGGGGTGCAACTCGGAAACGGACTCAACAGCAAAAACGTCCCGAAAGCCACAATCGAGGCCATTATCAATATTATAGTTCTAGCTTCGAAGCCGGCCCGGAGACCAGCCCAGGCGGCCATGCTGATCAGTAAGAGGAGAACGGAGACTCGTATGAGTCTGACAGCGGTGGCGTGGATCCGACCACCGCCCATGCCGCTCATGTCGCTTGGCCCGTACGCGAAGTACAAGTTGTGCTTGTCCCCCACGTGCTTCAGCATTAGATAGATGAGCCCGAACGGCGCGATCAGCGGGCACGCCAGACTGTACACCGTGGTGATGGAAAATATCGCAATGCTCCAAGCGTAGTGCACGCCGAATGGGAATTCGTACAATATAGCCTTTTTCACGTAACTTTTTTCCGCTCTCGATTTTGATTGCAATAGATACCACACATATAAGAACAATTCCGGAAAACGAATCAACTCTAATGAAGTACCAATAAAGCCTGAGGTGATAACATAATTCACAAAGAAAGCACCCTTGTCAGGGAGAAACACGCAGTCCCAACGCATTGTGTTATTCTGGTGTTGTAATGTCCACATAAGGAAGGCCTCGGCACTGGCGAGACCTAATGATGGCAAGATCAAGGTCATCAGTAGGAGATATGATACAGTTTTTGTCATAATTGAATAATTTTGCTGTGACTTGGTCCAGTGTGACAAGAATTTATCAGAGAATGCTACAATGGCTGGCATCACTGCAGCCATGGTCCATAATAATAATGTGGGCAAGAAATCATAGATGATAGAAGTAATTTTGTTAGGAGAATCTGGTTTGACCACGGTCCTGTTGAACAAACTAACAACAAATGCAGGAGTAgtcaagaaaaacaaaacaacaaagaGGAAAAAGTTGACTATGATGGCCTTAACATACCAGATTCCAGGCTTCACACTTAGATTCTCCCAAATAATATCTGCAGGGTTAGTAGCATGTGACAGCACCCAGCCACGATGGAGACTGAAGTGGTTCATCACATGTTCAGCTAGCTGATATGAGGGTAAAGTTAAGAAGGCAACTCCCAAAGGATCATTGAGGACCATGGCACGACTTCTCTTAGCTTCATCTTTTAACCTCTTTTCTTCATTTGTGTAAAATTCCAAAGCATCAATTTCAGGTCCACACAAAGTTGGTTTAACAGCAATACGTTTCCCAGTCTTCTTGAAATATGTATCAGTGTAGATTAAAGCTTCAGTTACCATTTCTTTTTGTTCTAAAACTTCATTGAGCTTGTTGATGTTATAAGCTAAGCGAAGGTCTACAATTTGTATATGAGGAAAGTTGTGAGCAAAATAGGCTCGAATGGTTGACTCATTTCTGTCAGCCTTGGCTATGTTCGTTATCATGATGGTCCCAGTCATAGATGTAGGGACGGGTTTGCGCCCAGTGCATCTTCTCATGATAAGCACTGATATAGGTAAGAAAGAGATGCACAGTAAGGTATGTACCCAAAGCCAGTAAGATCTTCCATTTAAGTTGGAAAGTGTTGTTCGACTAAATGTTCCAGTGTCCACATTTAAATTGGTCCCTTGGAAATTTATGGGCAAGATAATACCAATGGATGCTAAGGTTATGATGAACATTAGTGTAATAGCGTGTCTCTGGAAGGAAAGATAGTGCACAGCATCAGGACCACACTTTATGAGAACCTGTTCACGAGTGATGCGAAACACGGCCGGCACCCACGTAAAGAGCCCTTCGTCAATGTTTGAAGACTCGTCTGCACTGCGGCGGCGCTCGACCAATGCATCACCATCTCGAGCGCGATAGAATAAGTTTGT
The Bombyx mori chromosome 5, ASM3026992v2 DNA segment above includes these coding regions:
- the LOC101738431 gene encoding CSC1-like protein 1; its protein translation is MSRSTNEMLFSLSDTPNGTIDDSCMLVNTSQSIIITGAYNGIPQTLILNLIAWSFLILLFTVLRRTAWNYGRMALVQRTRGRWTNLFYRARDGDALVERRRSADESSNIDEGLFTWVPAVFRITREQVLIKCGPDAVHYLSFQRHAITLMFIITLASIGIILPINFQGTNLNVDTGTFSRTTLSNLNGRSYWLWVHTLLCISFLPISVLIMRRCTGRKPVPTSMTGTIMITNIAKADRNESTIRAYFAHNFPHIQIVDLRLAYNINKLNEVLEQKEMVTEALIYTDTYFKKTGKRIAVKPTLCGPEIDALEFYTNEEKRLKDEAKRSRAMVLNDPLGVAFLTLPSYQLAEHVMNHFSLHRGWVLSHATNPADIIWENLSVKPGIWYVKAIIVNFFLFVVLFFLTTPAFVVSLFNRTVVKPDSPNKITSIIYDFLPTLLLWTMAAVMPAIVAFSDKFLSHWTKSQQNYSIMTKTVSYLLLMTLILPSLGLASAEAFLMWTLQHQNNTMRWDCVFLPDKGAFFVNYVITSGFIGTSLELIRFPELFLYVWYLLQSKSRAEKSYVKKAILYEFPFGVHYAWSIAIFSITTVYSLACPLIAPFGLIYLMLKHVGDKHNLYFAYGPSDMSGMGGGRIHATAVRLIRVSVLLLLISMAAWAGLRAGFEARTIILIMASIVAFGTFLLLSPFPSCTPPAPLQAESSVRFQEYIAPVLLKPVDTPPTTTPTTPDYGASSPVNNNSYNSGPINI